Proteins encoded by one window of Asterias rubens chromosome 18, eAstRub1.3, whole genome shotgun sequence:
- the LOC117302560 gene encoding allatostatin-A receptor-like, translating into MSYPDTITRDTNLNLNETQQVMRDKATWHHFIKAAPRMKDDDEYIFNSDLTVPWLQAVRHILILAAGDLLALVVVIFHITEFFPPTWPVLWAFDWQCSVHRFFRFVGFNNTVLTMTAIAVDRFYAVKHPVTFRTRITAKRTKVVVGALWVVSNLAAVPTAFMFQSKYGGVGKAVTYPGKINFACKLVTPFGSWFKDFKSIYLNIVLFYLPVIVTAALYVLIVLHVWKNNKFIRSRLGRVPHRNSHWKTAKTLLTVFLVYVSCYILLITYNLLARYAPKVLPPDVKNVGLLLPYVNSCMNPIVYSFTNPSFRDACRTILHCKSSEPLTLTMAETPVKETEGNSSDDPVKYINGGLPHVPPPAVAVIQTDFTLCEKTGDERKEFGLSPHALSFI; encoded by the exons ATGAGCTACCCAGACACCATCACCAGAGACACAAATCTCAATCTAAACGAGACTCAACAAgtcatgagggataaagcaacctggcaccatTTCATCAAAGCTGCTCCAAGGATGAAGGATGATGATGAGTATATTTTCAACTCCGATCTAACTGTTCCTTGG CTACAGGCAGTTCGACACATCCTtattttggcagcgg GTGATTTGTTGGctcttgttgttgttattttccaCATCACTGAGTTTTTCCCACCGACTTGGCCCGTTCTCTGGGCCTTTGACTGGCAGTGTTCAGTCCATCGGTTCTTCCGGTTTGTTGGGTTCAACAACACGGTCCTGACCATGACGGCCATCGCAGTGGACCGGTTTTACGCCGTGAAACACCCGGTGACGTTCCGGACCCGAATCACGGCAAAGCGGACTAAAGTGGTCGTGGGTGCTCTATGGGTTGTCTCAAACCTTGCTGCAGTACCAACTGCATTTATGTTCCAG AGTAAATATGGTGGTGTTGGCAAAGCTGTGACATATCCAGGAAAGATTAATTTCGCCTGCAAACTTGTGACACCTTTCGGCTCGTGGTTCAAAGACTTCAAATCAATTTATTTGAACATCGTCTTGTTCTACCTTCCGGTGATTGTGACAGCCGCCCTCTACGTCCTGATCGTGCTACACGTGTGGAAGAACAACAAGTTTATCCGTTCCCGATTGGGTCGTGTCCCGCATAGGAACTCACACTGGAAAACCGCCAAGACGCTCCTGACGGTTTTCCTCGTGTACGTGTCCTGTTACATTCTCCTGATCACGTACAATCTCTTGGCAAGATACGCTCCCAAAGTTCTCCCGCCGGATGTGAAAAATGTAGGTCTTTTACTGCCGTACGTCAACAGTTGTATGAATCCAATAGTATATTCCTTCACTAACCCCAGTTTTCGCGATGCATGCAGGACTATCCTCCACTGCAAGTCATCGGAGCCTCTGACATTGACAATGGCAGAGACACCAGTGAAGGAGACCGAAGGGAATAGCTCTGACGACCCAGTGAAATACATCAATGGCGGCTTACCACACGTACCACCGCCAGCAGTTGCTGTAATTCAAACAGACTTTACCTTGTGCGAGAAAACAGGGGATGAAAGAAAAGAGTTCGGTTTATCCCCGCATGCGCTTTCCTTcatctaa